From the Longimicrobium sp. genome, one window contains:
- the ppk1 gene encoding polyphosphate kinase 1: protein MNPASRRFAGPPWRPRFPAGIPHAEGLVVRFAAPGREALDRIAAGALPAGIRAGDASLELFRDVYFDTPEGELRRRGATVGVRHHPGGELTLAVEVRGSEDHLPESAAATTIASDPQTLFAGDSEPARLLRALVDPALLAPWLEVETRRRVREAAAGEGGEAVEMEIACDERTVRDRDVSAELAEVEVRLAEDTQAGRAAARALETAFGLTLLTGDPLRRWSRSLEETEVDWLEETVRSARRVAVVAYDAGRVAMLNREGVLQIPAGPGTGLEAARRVLRRELGATGRIRLAGTGPGSTRHPATEVWIAEEVAYAPGAAGLVHLPADEVIEAAGSPALRDAATLSALHVLARSGLPVHPLRAEWDTGAAATAPLRAIPAYVPPPGSLDQGALPPGTLLNPELSVLAFNRRVLELAGDAEVPLLERVRFLSIFGGNLDEFFRVRVAGYKEQVATGMEKPGLDGTHPREQLDAVGTRARRLTDAAYRLLFDTLLPELRERGIDVVRRSGLERDERAWLRDWYDAEVHALLTPLAAGPGHPFPHIRNQRPALVAILREPLTGGERLGVVELPDGLPRFVPLPEGGRFVPLETVIIENLHRLYPGMEVDSASTFRVTRSAELNLEPAQLADLLTAVEEEVRRRRFRPVVRVEVEDAMPGRLRETLLRELRHEAPDRAWPLGDEDVYEVEGLIDLRGLRELAQAEIGGAHWPPEEPREPLDDDVPIVDVLREREVLVEFPRDSFEATVERFVLEAAEDPDVVAIKLALYRTNRKSRIVEALRRASSRGKQVVALVELTARFDEERNIQWARHLRSSGIHVVYGLPGLKVHAKVALVVRRETGGVRRYAYVGTGNLNATTAAAYTDLGLLTADPGITGEVSELFNMLTGAGGEPQYRLLLAAPHTMQRRFVEMIDREAEHARAGRGGHVVAKVNGLADREIIAALYRASQAGVRIDLVVRGLCALRPGVAGLSQSIRVVSVLGRYLEHARIFRFANGGDPEYYLGSADWRTRNLVRRVEVAAPVRDPDHRARLDEILRSQLEHPRAWELGTDGTYYQRPQRAPRDPLLPPADPDRRAIITG from the coding sequence TTGAACCCCGCCTCGCGACGCTTCGCCGGACCGCCGTGGCGGCCGCGCTTCCCGGCGGGGATCCCGCACGCCGAGGGGCTGGTGGTCCGCTTCGCCGCGCCCGGACGCGAGGCGCTGGACCGCATCGCCGCGGGCGCGCTTCCCGCCGGCATCCGCGCGGGCGACGCATCGCTCGAGCTGTTCCGCGACGTCTACTTCGACACCCCCGAGGGCGAGTTGCGCCGCCGCGGCGCCACCGTCGGCGTGCGCCATCACCCCGGCGGCGAGCTGACGCTGGCGGTGGAGGTGCGCGGCTCCGAGGACCATCTCCCCGAGAGCGCCGCGGCCACGACCATCGCCTCCGATCCCCAGACCCTCTTCGCCGGCGACAGCGAGCCCGCCCGCCTCCTCCGCGCGCTCGTCGATCCCGCCCTCCTCGCTCCGTGGCTGGAGGTGGAGACGCGCCGCCGCGTCCGCGAGGCCGCCGCCGGCGAGGGTGGCGAGGCGGTGGAGATGGAGATCGCGTGCGACGAGCGTACCGTGCGCGACCGCGACGTCAGCGCCGAGCTGGCCGAGGTGGAGGTGCGGCTGGCGGAAGACACCCAGGCCGGGCGCGCCGCCGCCCGCGCGCTGGAGACGGCGTTCGGGCTGACGCTGCTGACCGGCGACCCGCTGCGTCGCTGGTCGCGCTCGCTGGAGGAGACGGAGGTCGACTGGCTGGAAGAGACCGTCCGCTCCGCCCGCCGCGTGGCCGTGGTCGCGTATGACGCCGGGCGCGTGGCGATGCTGAACCGCGAGGGCGTGCTGCAGATCCCCGCCGGTCCGGGGACGGGGCTGGAGGCGGCTCGGCGCGTGCTCCGCCGCGAGCTGGGCGCCACCGGCCGCATCCGTCTGGCGGGGACCGGCCCCGGCTCCACCCGCCACCCCGCGACCGAGGTGTGGATCGCGGAGGAGGTGGCGTACGCGCCGGGCGCGGCGGGGCTCGTCCACCTTCCCGCCGACGAGGTGATCGAGGCGGCGGGGTCGCCCGCGCTGCGCGACGCGGCCACGCTCTCGGCGCTGCACGTGCTCGCGCGCTCGGGGCTCCCCGTCCATCCCCTGCGCGCGGAATGGGATACGGGCGCGGCCGCCACGGCGCCGCTGCGCGCCATCCCCGCGTACGTCCCCCCGCCGGGTTCGCTCGACCAGGGCGCGCTGCCGCCGGGAACGCTGCTCAACCCCGAGCTCTCCGTCCTCGCCTTTAACCGCCGCGTGCTGGAGCTGGCGGGCGACGCCGAGGTGCCGCTGCTGGAGCGGGTGCGCTTCCTCTCCATTTTCGGCGGCAACCTGGACGAGTTCTTCCGCGTGCGCGTGGCGGGCTACAAGGAGCAGGTGGCCACGGGCATGGAGAAGCCCGGGCTCGACGGCACCCACCCGCGCGAGCAGCTCGACGCCGTCGGCACCCGCGCGCGGCGCCTCACCGACGCGGCGTACCGGCTCCTGTTCGACACGCTGCTCCCGGAGCTCCGCGAGCGGGGGATCGACGTGGTGCGCCGCAGCGGGCTGGAGCGCGACGAGCGCGCCTGGCTGCGCGACTGGTACGACGCCGAGGTGCACGCGCTGCTCACCCCGCTGGCCGCCGGGCCCGGGCACCCCTTCCCGCACATCCGCAACCAGCGGCCGGCGCTGGTCGCCATCCTGCGCGAGCCGCTGACCGGCGGCGAGCGCCTGGGCGTGGTGGAGCTCCCGGACGGACTGCCGCGCTTCGTCCCCCTTCCCGAGGGCGGGCGCTTCGTGCCGCTGGAGACCGTCATCATCGAGAACCTCCACCGCCTCTACCCGGGGATGGAGGTCGATTCCGCCTCCACTTTCCGCGTCACCCGCAGCGCCGAGCTGAACCTGGAGCCCGCGCAGCTCGCCGATCTCCTGACCGCGGTGGAGGAAGAGGTGCGGCGCCGGCGCTTCCGCCCCGTCGTGCGCGTGGAGGTGGAGGATGCGATGCCCGGCCGCCTGCGCGAGACGCTGCTGCGCGAGCTGCGGCACGAGGCGCCCGACCGCGCCTGGCCGCTGGGCGACGAGGACGTGTACGAGGTGGAGGGGTTGATCGACCTGCGCGGCCTGCGCGAGCTGGCGCAGGCGGAGATCGGCGGCGCGCACTGGCCGCCCGAGGAGCCGCGCGAGCCGCTGGACGACGACGTCCCCATCGTCGACGTGCTGCGCGAGCGCGAGGTGCTGGTGGAGTTCCCCCGCGACTCGTTCGAGGCGACGGTCGAGCGCTTCGTCCTCGAGGCGGCGGAAGACCCGGACGTGGTGGCGATCAAGCTCGCCCTGTACCGCACGAACCGGAAGTCGCGGATCGTGGAGGCGCTGCGGCGCGCCAGCTCGCGCGGGAAGCAGGTGGTGGCGCTGGTGGAGCTGACCGCGCGCTTCGACGAGGAGCGCAACATCCAGTGGGCGCGCCACCTGCGCTCGTCCGGCATCCACGTGGTCTACGGGCTGCCGGGGCTCAAGGTGCACGCGAAAGTGGCGCTCGTGGTGCGCCGCGAGACGGGCGGCGTGCGGCGCTACGCGTACGTGGGGACGGGGAACCTGAATGCGACGACGGCCGCCGCGTACACCGACCTGGGGCTGCTGACGGCGGACCCGGGGATCACGGGCGAGGTGTCGGAGCTCTTCAACATGCTCACCGGCGCCGGGGGCGAGCCGCAGTACCGCCTCCTCCTGGCCGCGCCGCACACCATGCAGCGGCGCTTCGTGGAGATGATCGACCGCGAGGCGGAGCACGCACGCGCGGGGCGCGGCGGGCACGTCGTGGCCAAGGTCAACGGGCTGGCGGACCGGGAGATCATCGCGGCGCTGTACCGCGCGTCGCAGGCGGGGGTGCGGATCGACCTGGTCGTGCGCGGATTGTGCGCGCTGCGGCCGGGGGTGGCGGGGCTCTCGCAGAGCATCCGCGTGGTCAGCGTGCTGGGGCGCTACCTGGAGCACGCGCGCATCTTCCGCTTCGCCAACGGCGGCGATCCCGAGTACTACCTCGGCTCGGCGGACTGGCGCACGCGCAACCTCGTCCGCCGCGTGGAGGTGGCCGCGCCCGTGCGCGATCCCGATCACCGCGCGCGGCTGGACGAGATCCTGCGTTCGCAGCTGGAGCACCCGCGCGCGTGGGAGCTGGGGACCGACGGCACCTACTACCAGCGCCCGCAGCGCGCCCCCCGCGACCCGCTGCTGCCGCCCGCCGACCCGGACCGCCGCGCGATCATCACGGGATGA
- a CDS encoding Pycsar system effector family protein, which produces MNITSPTGVAEDVPPPATIEIPSPIVGSLDRSASVEEDEFMSDYLWAVNGYINDHVRFSDTKAGSVIVLSGALLSLLYGGGVQRMFAARTFGEWTISSVAALLAFLCLGGSVLTAAWSMRPRLVRIHSTGFIFWEGVLAHGSADAFVRSVAGQSRQQLIDHLAMQIYHVSLVCSRKFLWVARSILLCLAGALLAAAVLVAR; this is translated from the coding sequence ATGAACATCACCTCCCCCACCGGCGTTGCGGAAGACGTGCCGCCGCCCGCGACCATCGAGATCCCCAGCCCCATCGTGGGCTCCCTGGACCGCTCGGCCTCGGTGGAAGAGGACGAGTTCATGAGCGACTACCTGTGGGCGGTCAACGGCTACATCAACGACCACGTGCGCTTCTCCGACACCAAGGCCGGCTCGGTGATCGTGCTCTCCGGCGCGCTGCTCAGCCTCCTCTACGGCGGCGGGGTGCAGCGCATGTTCGCCGCGCGGACGTTCGGCGAGTGGACGATCAGCTCGGTGGCGGCGCTGCTGGCGTTCCTCTGCCTGGGCGGGAGCGTGCTGACCGCCGCATGGTCCATGCGCCCGCGGCTGGTGCGCATCCACTCCACGGGCTTCATCTTCTGGGAGGGCGTGCTGGCCCACGGCTCGGCCGACGCGTTCGTGCGCTCGGTGGCCGGCCAGTCGCGCCAGCAGCTGATCGACCACCTGGCCATGCAGATCTACCACGTGAGCCTGGTGTGCAGCCGCAAGTTCCTGTGGGTGGCGCGCTCGATCCTGCTCTGCCTGGCCGGCGCGCTCCTGGCCGCCGCCGTGCTCGTGGCGCGCTGA
- a CDS encoding SDR family oxidoreductase, whose amino-acid sequence MADSIAGRVVLITGPARGIGAETARRLAVRGARLSLVGMEPDRLAALAAELGAAHRWFECDVTDQSALDRAVAGTLEAMGGIDVVVANAGIASNGTVAVTPVEAQVRVLEVNLIGVVRTVAATLPAVTEREGYYLLVSSAAAVAAMPGLAAYSASKIGVEHFATCFRLEVAHKGVGVGTAHPCWIWTDMVRDMEHDLDAFEKLRRKLPGPFGSTTSVEECAATLVHAIERRKRKVFIPKSLGPLAAVRQFFSSPLAERVLGGEIRRRIPELEREVRQLGRPFGEHSVEVKEGRPVDSPTPIPG is encoded by the coding sequence ATGGCGGACTCCATCGCTGGCAGGGTGGTGCTGATCACCGGCCCGGCGCGCGGGATCGGCGCGGAGACGGCGCGGCGGCTGGCGGTCCGCGGCGCGCGCCTGTCGCTGGTGGGGATGGAGCCCGACCGGCTGGCGGCCCTCGCGGCGGAGCTCGGCGCCGCGCACCGCTGGTTCGAGTGCGACGTGACCGATCAGTCCGCGCTCGACCGCGCCGTGGCGGGCACGCTCGAGGCGATGGGCGGGATCGACGTGGTGGTCGCCAACGCGGGGATCGCCAGCAACGGCACCGTGGCGGTGACGCCGGTCGAGGCGCAGGTGCGCGTGCTGGAGGTGAACCTGATCGGCGTCGTCCGCACCGTCGCCGCCACGCTGCCGGCGGTGACGGAGCGGGAGGGCTACTACCTGCTCGTCTCCTCCGCGGCCGCGGTAGCGGCGATGCCGGGGCTGGCCGCGTACTCCGCGTCGAAGATCGGCGTGGAGCACTTCGCCACCTGCTTCCGGCTGGAGGTGGCGCACAAGGGCGTGGGCGTGGGAACGGCGCACCCGTGCTGGATCTGGACCGACATGGTGCGCGACATGGAGCACGACCTGGACGCGTTCGAGAAGCTGCGCCGCAAGCTCCCCGGCCCGTTCGGCTCCACCACCTCGGTCGAGGAGTGCGCCGCCACGCTGGTGCACGCCATCGAGCGGCGGAAGCGCAAGGTGTTCATCCCGAAGTCGCTCGGTCCCCTGGCCGCCGTCCGGCAATTCTTCTCAAGTCCCCTCGCGGAGCGCGTGCTGGGCGGCGAGATCAGGCGCCGGATTCCCGAGCTGGAGCGCGAGGTGCGGCAGCTCGGCCGCCCCTTCGGCGAGCACAGCGTGGAGGTGAAGGAGGGTAGACCGGTTGATTCACCGACACCGATCCCGGGCTGA
- a CDS encoding RNA polymerase sigma factor RpoD/SigA — translation MATAARKSTPARKRKRTAPRLDAEFGAPNEDQSSLDQYLKEVSTHKLLTPAEEIELGRRARAGDEDAVNELTRANLRFVISVAKKYQNRGVSLSDLIQEGNVGLVTAARKFDPDQGVKFISYAVWWIRQAILSALANQGRSVRVPLNRASDLAKIFRERERLKQELRRDPTPQELSEATGLSAEIVESLQTLNAAEIRLDAPIGDSDDSQLMDRFIAEEAIVTEDEVEERLLSERVEKALGTLQPRDAKVLKLYFGLEGGREHTLEEIGDILGVTRERIRQLRDRALKRLREGEMGEALASFAAA, via the coding sequence ATGGCAACGGCAGCGCGCAAGAGCACCCCGGCACGCAAGCGCAAGCGCACGGCCCCTCGGCTGGACGCCGAGTTCGGCGCGCCGAACGAGGACCAGAGCTCGCTCGACCAGTACCTCAAGGAGGTGAGCACGCACAAGCTGCTCACCCCGGCCGAGGAGATCGAGCTGGGCCGCCGCGCGCGCGCCGGCGACGAGGACGCGGTGAACGAGCTGACCCGCGCCAACCTCCGCTTCGTGATCAGCGTGGCCAAGAAGTACCAGAACCGCGGCGTCTCGCTCTCGGACCTGATCCAGGAGGGGAACGTGGGGCTGGTGACGGCCGCCCGGAAGTTCGACCCGGACCAGGGGGTGAAGTTCATCTCCTACGCCGTGTGGTGGATCCGGCAGGCCATCCTGTCGGCCCTGGCCAACCAGGGGCGCAGCGTGCGCGTGCCGCTGAACCGCGCCAGCGACCTGGCCAAGATCTTCCGCGAGCGCGAGCGGCTGAAGCAGGAGCTGCGCCGCGACCCCACGCCGCAGGAGCTGTCGGAGGCGACGGGGCTGTCCGCGGAGATCGTGGAGAGCCTGCAGACGCTGAACGCGGCCGAGATCCGGCTCGACGCGCCCATCGGCGACAGCGACGACAGCCAGCTGATGGACCGCTTCATCGCCGAAGAGGCCATCGTCACCGAGGACGAGGTGGAGGAGCGGCTGCTGAGCGAGCGGGTGGAGAAGGCGCTGGGCACCCTCCAGCCGCGCGACGCCAAGGTGCTGAAGCTGTACTTCGGCCTCGAGGGCGGGCGCGAGCACACGCTCGAGGAGATCGGCGACATCCTGGGCGTGACCCGCGAGCGCATCCGCCAGCTGCGCGACCGCGCGCTCAAGCGCCTGCGCGAGGGCGAGATGGGCGAGGCGCTGGCCTCCTTCGCCGCCGCATGA
- a CDS encoding metallophosphoesterase yields MRRSRRAIAAALACVAMLGMAGCFRYLKGVGSIIPGVVETDTVEMRLILIGDAGLPAPGGEPVMKALRTELSYDPKRSFVVFLGDNVYPRGMVVDSTAAERRENERIINDQLKPLVDQGVKGIMIPGNHDWATGTAGGLEAVNAEEHYVNSRGRGLVRFLPENGCPGPVSLDFGNYLRLIVLDTQWWLQEGFPRPYGADSKCRARTEQEVVDSLASDLANAGTRRTVVVSHHPLVSGGQHGGYFDWPTYLFPFHPWARQAGIFARQDVSGREYRTMIAALTRAYRAHPPLVHAAGHEHNLQLLKPRGAPASYLIVSGAGIYNHSTPTRVIAGTLYASRASGWVTLAFLRDGRVRMAYRVVNADGTFREDYSAWLDTPPLVPTSQEPPAVPHPAEPSGPTRPPSPPPAPAPPPAGARP; encoded by the coding sequence ATGAGGAGATCGAGGCGGGCGATCGCCGCGGCGCTGGCGTGCGTGGCGATGCTGGGGATGGCCGGGTGCTTCCGGTACCTGAAGGGGGTCGGCAGCATCATCCCCGGCGTGGTGGAGACGGACACGGTGGAGATGCGCCTGATCCTGATCGGCGACGCCGGCCTTCCCGCGCCCGGCGGCGAGCCGGTGATGAAGGCGCTGCGCACCGAGCTGTCGTACGACCCGAAGCGCTCGTTCGTCGTCTTCCTGGGCGACAACGTCTATCCGCGCGGGATGGTGGTGGACAGCACCGCCGCCGAGCGCCGCGAGAACGAGCGCATCATCAACGACCAGCTCAAGCCGCTGGTGGACCAGGGGGTGAAGGGGATCATGATCCCCGGCAACCACGACTGGGCCACCGGAACGGCGGGCGGACTCGAGGCGGTGAACGCCGAGGAGCACTACGTGAACTCGCGCGGCCGCGGTCTGGTGCGCTTCCTTCCCGAGAACGGCTGCCCGGGCCCCGTCTCGCTCGACTTCGGCAACTACCTGCGGCTGATCGTGCTCGACACGCAGTGGTGGCTGCAGGAAGGCTTCCCGCGCCCCTACGGCGCCGACAGCAAGTGCCGCGCGCGCACCGAGCAGGAGGTGGTCGACTCGCTGGCCTCGGACCTGGCGAACGCGGGGACGCGGCGCACCGTGGTGGTCAGCCACCACCCGCTCGTCTCCGGCGGGCAGCACGGCGGCTACTTCGACTGGCCCACGTACCTCTTCCCCTTCCACCCGTGGGCGCGGCAGGCGGGGATCTTCGCGCGGCAGGACGTGAGCGGGCGCGAGTACCGCACCATGATCGCCGCCCTCACCCGCGCCTACCGCGCGCACCCGCCGCTGGTGCACGCGGCGGGGCACGAGCACAACCTGCAGCTGCTGAAGCCGCGGGGCGCGCCGGCGAGCTACCTGATCGTGAGCGGAGCGGGGATCTACAACCACTCCACGCCCACGCGGGTGATCGCTGGAACGCTGTACGCCAGCCGTGCCAGCGGGTGGGTGACGCTGGCCTTCCTGCGCGACGGGCGCGTGCGGATGGCGTACCGCGTGGTCAACGCGGATGGCACGTTCCGCGAGGACTACTCGGCCTGGCTCGACACGCCGCCGCTGGTGCCGACCTCGCAGGAGCCGCCCGCGGTGCCGCACCCGGCCGAGCCGTCGGGGCCCACGCGGCCACCCTCGCCGCCGCCGGCTCCCGCGCCGCCGCCCGCGGGAGCGCGTCCGTGA
- the rsgA gene encoding ribosome small subunit-dependent GTPase A, with amino-acid sequence MLTGTVLRAQGGVYEVETREGVREAVLRGTLKRDDRSGDKVVVGDHVDLDREQAGNEAVWAIKRVHDRSTVLARRAPGKAPRPKVIAANLDQVLIVFAAANPAPHLRMLDRFLVIAADAEIRPVVVVNKTDLSGEDEARRLFAPYVTAGYDVLFTAAKRGVGTDAVREAICGCISALAGPSGVGKSSLLNAVQPGLGLRVAEISEAVNKGRHTTVTAQLIPLECGGYVADTPGLRELGLWEIDRDNLQFYFPEFEPLLGNCRYPTCTHVHEPGCAVRDAAGSGALDPGRYDSYRRMMTGEDEE; translated from the coding sequence ATGCTGACCGGCACGGTGCTGCGCGCGCAGGGCGGCGTGTACGAGGTGGAAACGCGCGAGGGGGTGCGCGAGGCGGTGCTGCGCGGAACGCTCAAGCGCGACGACCGCTCGGGCGACAAGGTCGTCGTCGGCGACCACGTGGACCTCGACCGCGAGCAGGCGGGGAACGAGGCAGTGTGGGCCATCAAGCGCGTGCACGACCGCTCCACCGTCCTCGCCCGCCGCGCGCCGGGGAAGGCGCCGCGGCCGAAGGTGATCGCCGCCAACCTCGACCAGGTGCTGATCGTGTTCGCCGCGGCCAACCCCGCGCCGCACCTGCGCATGCTCGACCGCTTCCTGGTGATCGCCGCCGACGCCGAGATCCGCCCCGTGGTCGTCGTCAACAAGACCGACCTGTCGGGCGAGGACGAGGCGCGGCGCCTCTTCGCGCCCTACGTGACCGCCGGCTACGACGTCCTGTTCACCGCCGCCAAGCGCGGCGTGGGGACGGACGCGGTGCGCGAGGCCATCTGCGGGTGCATCTCCGCGCTCGCCGGGCCGTCGGGGGTGGGGAAGAGCAGTCTCCTCAACGCCGTCCAGCCCGGGCTGGGCCTGCGCGTGGCGGAGATCAGCGAGGCGGTGAACAAGGGGCGGCACACCACGGTCACCGCGCAGCTGATCCCGCTGGAGTGCGGCGGCTACGTGGCCGACACGCCGGGGCTGCGCGAGTTGGGGCTGTGGGAGATCGACCGCGACAACCTGCAGTTCTACTTCCCCGAGTTCGAGCCGCTGCTGGGGAACTGCCGCTACCCCACCTGCACGCACGTGCACGAGCCCGGCTGCGCCGTCCGCGACGCCGCCGGGTCGGGCGCGCTCGACCCCGGCCGCTACGACAGCTATCGCCGCATGATGACGGGCGAGGACGAGGAGTAG
- a CDS encoding DUF4956 domain-containing protein yields the protein MARDNHDAAEPVVPPGESETLLAAPADGPYAPPPGGAIRTPRSRGPRRTLFERIVEARSHPYLRLGIYYLLLIALMTALVYFVPTVRDAFVTATLLPPREGGLMTAGPITADIGRKLSLDEALHRVLTTLLVIAGALMLVLPVAWVYMLTKRFRYDPALVASVIILPIVVAGTALVVKNSLALAFSLAGIVAAVRFRNTLKDPRDAVYIFLVIAIGLSAGVQALDVALAVSLAFNFVVLTVWKFNVGSIYSGSFGRTGVLSVGDPGLLVAEQPPQQRAVRRRMLQYEGDMRTDGVLLVHSSEPDLARMTVQEALADMARDWRLVDVVPRGGRMHTLEYLVRLKKSVTPADLVGALDERWSVQVDAAEYMPMRTRRRKRKKGKGEG from the coding sequence ATGGCAAGGGACAACCACGACGCGGCGGAGCCGGTGGTGCCGCCGGGCGAGTCCGAAACGCTGCTGGCGGCCCCGGCCGACGGGCCGTACGCGCCCCCGCCGGGCGGCGCCATCCGCACGCCCCGCAGCCGCGGCCCGCGCCGCACGCTGTTCGAGCGCATCGTGGAGGCGCGCAGCCACCCCTACCTCCGGCTGGGCATCTACTACCTGCTGCTGATCGCGCTGATGACGGCGCTCGTGTACTTCGTGCCCACCGTGCGCGACGCCTTCGTCACCGCCACGCTGCTGCCGCCGCGCGAGGGCGGGCTGATGACCGCCGGCCCCATCACCGCCGACATCGGGCGCAAGCTGTCGCTCGACGAGGCGCTGCACCGCGTGCTGACCACGCTGCTGGTGATCGCCGGCGCGCTGATGCTGGTGCTGCCGGTGGCGTGGGTCTACATGCTCACCAAGCGCTTCCGCTACGACCCGGCGCTCGTCGCCTCGGTCATCATCCTTCCCATCGTGGTGGCGGGAACGGCGCTGGTGGTGAAGAACTCGCTGGCGCTGGCCTTCTCGCTGGCGGGGATCGTGGCGGCGGTGCGCTTCCGCAACACGCTCAAGGACCCGCGCGACGCCGTCTACATCTTCCTGGTGATCGCCATCGGCCTGTCGGCCGGCGTGCAGGCGCTCGACGTGGCGCTGGCCGTGTCGCTCGCGTTCAACTTCGTGGTGCTGACGGTCTGGAAGTTCAACGTGGGCTCCATCTACAGCGGCAGCTTCGGGCGCACGGGCGTGCTGTCGGTGGGCGATCCGGGGCTGCTGGTGGCCGAGCAGCCGCCGCAGCAGCGGGCCGTGCGCCGGCGCATGCTGCAGTACGAGGGCGACATGCGCACCGACGGCGTGCTGCTGGTGCACAGCTCCGAGCCCGACCTGGCGCGGATGACGGTGCAGGAGGCGCTGGCCGACATGGCCCGCGACTGGCGTCTGGTGGACGTGGTTCCCCGCGGCGGGCGGATGCACACGCTGGAATACCTCGTGCGACTGAAGAAGTCGGTGACGCCCGCCGACCTGGTGGGCGCGCTGGACGAGCGCTGGAGCGTGCAGGTCGACGCCGCCGAGTACATGCCCATGCGCACCCGCCGCCGCAAGCGCAAGAAGGGCAAGGGCGAGGGGTGA